From one Paenibacillus terrae HPL-003 genomic stretch:
- the argR gene encoding arginine repressor, translating to MKREKRQRLIKQLVSEYEIETQEKLVELLAEQNVIVTQATISRDIRELKLIKLASPKGFMIYNVSSEMPLQTDLKLKKKLKEVVVKIDYINQLTIIKTLPGNANVIGVLLDNSNWREVVGCVCGNDTCLVISQTLSDRRVLQERLNLIFR from the coding sequence ATGAAAAGAGAAAAAAGACAACGATTAATTAAGCAATTGGTGAGCGAATATGAAATAGAAACACAAGAGAAGTTAGTAGAATTGTTGGCAGAACAAAATGTCATAGTCACACAAGCTACGATTTCACGGGATATCCGTGAGCTAAAATTAATAAAACTAGCTTCTCCGAAAGGATTTATGATCTATAATGTTTCCTCAGAAATGCCATTGCAAACGGATTTGAAGTTGAAGAAGAAGTTAAAAGAAGTTGTTGTAAAGATTGATTATATCAATCAGTTAACGATTATAAAAACGTTACCTGGCAATGCAAATGTTATCGGTGTTTTATTAGATAATTCAAATTGGAGGGAAGTGGTAGGGTGTGTGTGCGGGAATGATACCTGCCTCGTCATTTCGCAAACCCTATCGGATCGAAGGGTTTTACAAGAAAGACTTAATTTAATATTTAGATAA
- a CDS encoding putative zinc-binding protein, producing MKRTDLPLVYSCSGCSSAAQTANMIAIKMDREKIAEMSCIAGVGGDVKPLVRTAKSGRDIIAIDGCPLSCCKSCLARHEVQPKHHFLLSDFDVPKIIGEDPNPNHSRNAYTQILELIGQ from the coding sequence ATGAAAAGAACTGATTTACCTCTTGTCTATTCATGTTCTGGATGTTCCTCCGCAGCACAAACCGCTAACATGATCGCTATAAAAATGGATCGAGAAAAAATCGCTGAAATGTCCTGCATTGCTGGTGTTGGTGGTGATGTCAAACCACTTGTCAGAACAGCAAAATCGGGACGTGACATCATTGCAATTGATGGCTGTCCCTTGTCCTGTTGCAAGAGTTGCTTAGCAAGGCATGAAGTTCAACCCAAACACCATTTCCTGCTGTCTGACTTTGACGTACCCAAAATAATAGGAGAAGATCCTAATCCCAATCATTCTAGGAATGCTTACACACAAATCTTAGAACTAATTGGACAATAA
- a CDS encoding carbohydrate ABC transporter permease has product MKTQAAASYPLGVSTRGRMLTRVGYAALYTLLIILAVTQLLPLLWLMLFSLKNNQEVFNLPPFALPSQPHWENYMNVWTSGNIGRYFFNSVLVTVISVVLTVLLASFVTFAITRMRWKGSQLVLGLFMVGLMIPVHSTLIPLFSMFLKLHLTDTPLSIILSYVAFNLPTTMMILLGFYYALPREVEEASVMDGCSVNRMFFRIVLPMTTPVMATTSIINMIYNWNEFIFVNTFISSDENKTLTVGVQNFIGQYTTDWGAIGATLMISILPILLVFLIMSDRIVEGIAAGSVKG; this is encoded by the coding sequence ATGAAAACCCAGGCAGCCGCCAGCTATCCGCTTGGAGTCTCTACCCGCGGCAGAATGTTAACTCGCGTCGGTTATGCCGCTTTGTATACGCTTTTGATCATCCTGGCGGTGACGCAGCTTTTACCGCTGCTGTGGCTGATGCTTTTTTCACTTAAAAATAATCAGGAAGTGTTTAACCTTCCACCATTTGCACTCCCATCCCAGCCGCATTGGGAGAACTATATGAATGTGTGGACCAGCGGCAATATCGGGCGGTATTTTTTCAATAGTGTGTTGGTTACGGTCATATCCGTAGTGCTAACGGTGCTGCTGGCCAGCTTCGTAACGTTTGCGATTACACGCATGCGCTGGAAAGGAAGCCAACTGGTCCTAGGGCTCTTTATGGTCGGACTGATGATTCCAGTCCATTCCACCTTGATTCCGTTGTTCAGTATGTTTCTCAAGCTGCATCTGACAGACACGCCGCTGTCCATCATCCTGTCGTATGTTGCTTTTAATCTGCCTACAACGATGATGATCCTGCTGGGATTCTATTACGCCTTGCCCCGGGAAGTGGAAGAAGCGTCCGTTATGGACGGCTGCTCTGTCAACCGGATGTTCTTCCGGATCGTGCTGCCCATGACGACCCCAGTCATGGCAACGACATCTATTATTAACATGATCTATAACTGGAATGAATTTATTTTCGTCAATACATTCATTAGCTCGGACGAAAATAAAACGCTGACCGTCGGCGTTCAGAACTTTATTGGACAATATACGACCGACTGGGGAGCTATCGGAGCTACGTTGATGATCAGCATTTTGCCCATTTTGCTTGTGTTCCTCATTATGAGTGATCGGATTGTGGAAGGGATCGCGGCCGGGTCGGTTAAAGGATAA
- a CDS encoding carbohydrate ABC transporter permease, whose amino-acid sequence MEKVMSNKIVIALYVLPSLLLLLTVIYVPIVLTAYYGLNQWNGIGSMTFVGLDNYQRLFTDTAFWQSAWHSLLLALFSGVSLIGYLVIAMILSGKIKGANLLRKIYLIPMLLSSVAIAQLWLKIYHPTNGVLNSLLTSVGVHNPPEWLANPSLVLPALFIPIIWQYAGFYILIYYAGLKNIPETLVEAARIDGASAWQIATRIKLPLLREVINVTIILSIVGSLKYFDLIYVMTDGGPNGASEVMASYMYHQAFRSFDFGYGSATAFALLFICLVATWLIRKATASSDTIQYS is encoded by the coding sequence GTGGAAAAGGTCATGTCCAATAAGATTGTCATTGCTCTGTATGTGTTGCCTTCCCTGCTGCTGTTACTCACTGTGATTTATGTGCCCATTGTGCTCACCGCCTATTACGGCCTGAATCAATGGAATGGAATAGGCTCTATGACTTTCGTAGGGCTGGACAACTATCAACGTTTGTTCACAGACACGGCGTTCTGGCAAAGTGCTTGGCACTCGCTGCTGCTAGCCTTGTTTTCAGGTGTCAGTCTGATCGGTTATCTGGTCATTGCGATGATTTTGTCAGGAAAAATCAAGGGAGCGAATCTGCTGCGGAAAATTTATCTGATCCCAATGCTATTGTCTTCTGTAGCTATCGCGCAATTGTGGCTCAAAATATATCATCCGACGAATGGAGTGCTGAACTCCTTACTGACGTCGGTCGGAGTCCACAATCCGCCCGAGTGGTTAGCTAATCCGTCTCTGGTGCTGCCTGCCCTGTTCATCCCGATTATTTGGCAATATGCAGGCTTTTATATTCTGATCTATTATGCCGGGCTGAAAAATATTCCCGAAACGCTGGTGGAGGCTGCCCGGATCGACGGAGCCAGTGCCTGGCAGATTGCGACTCGTATCAAATTGCCTCTGCTGCGCGAGGTGATTAACGTCACGATCATATTGTCCATTGTTGGCTCGCTCAAATATTTTGACCTAATCTACGTCATGACTGATGGTGGACCGAACGGAGCCAGTGAAGTGATGGCTTCGTACATGTACCACCAGGCGTTCCGCAGCTTTGATTTCGGATATGGCAGCGCTACAGCCTTTGCCCTGCTGTTCATCTGTCTGGTCGCTACGTGGCTGATTCGCAAGGCTACCGCTTCCAGTGACACGATCCAGTATTCATAA
- a CDS encoding extracellular solute-binding protein — protein MSNEYGLRKRSHRKWVAGLTLMLSLMLVLSGCGVGKDDKGGSNGEGGKITLKMMHLWPEGSSAQQSKLVTQIIDQYQKDHPNVVIQQEVLENEQYKNKLKVLSASNELPDIGITWAAGFMEPYVKGGLFTPMDDLLNGSKLKDKFVPGTTEAYALNGKTYALPIELNISPIYYNKAIFQKYNLKVPTTFDEFKQVVKTLADHGVAPIALGNKDRWTGSLWYMYLADRIAGNETLKKAIDGSGSFDDPGLIQAASEIQTLVDMNAFNKGFNGLSNDEGKSEFMNDKAAMYLMGTWELPNFTTNPAIPQAFKDQIGFFKFPMVAGGKGNVDSWVGGPGVGLFVSENSKVKEEAKTFVEYFVVKWGEQSVTQAGVIPATKVDTSKGNLPKLYVDLLNELNQASSITLFADVQMKPNAAQVHLNMIQALFGKAVTPQQFADQHKAAIQKEN, from the coding sequence ATGTCCAACGAGTATGGTTTACGTAAGCGCTCACATCGAAAATGGGTTGCTGGGTTGACCCTGATGCTATCATTGATGCTGGTGCTATCCGGTTGCGGTGTTGGTAAAGACGACAAAGGTGGTTCCAATGGAGAAGGCGGAAAGATTACGCTCAAAATGATGCACCTGTGGCCAGAGGGAAGCTCGGCACAGCAGAGCAAGCTTGTGACCCAGATTATAGATCAATACCAAAAGGACCATCCGAATGTCGTCATTCAGCAGGAAGTGCTGGAAAATGAACAATACAAAAACAAACTCAAAGTGCTGTCGGCTTCCAATGAATTGCCGGATATCGGTATTACCTGGGCAGCGGGCTTTATGGAGCCTTACGTTAAAGGCGGATTATTTACACCAATGGATGACCTGTTGAATGGCTCCAAGCTAAAGGACAAATTCGTACCGGGAACGACCGAAGCTTATGCGCTGAACGGAAAAACGTATGCACTTCCCATTGAATTGAACATTTCTCCCATTTACTACAACAAAGCCATATTCCAAAAATACAACCTGAAAGTGCCTACGACATTTGACGAATTTAAGCAAGTTGTGAAAACACTTGCAGATCATGGAGTTGCACCGATTGCACTCGGCAATAAAGACCGCTGGACCGGCTCGCTCTGGTATATGTATCTGGCGGACCGTATAGCGGGTAACGAAACGCTGAAAAAAGCGATTGACGGCTCAGGATCGTTCGATGACCCTGGCTTAATTCAGGCGGCATCCGAAATCCAGACGCTCGTGGATATGAATGCCTTTAACAAGGGGTTTAACGGCTTGTCTAATGATGAAGGGAAATCTGAATTTATGAACGACAAGGCGGCTATGTATTTGATGGGTACTTGGGAATTGCCTAATTTTACGACCAATCCCGCAATCCCGCAAGCATTTAAAGATCAAATTGGCTTCTTTAAATTTCCGATGGTTGCAGGCGGCAAGGGTAACGTAGATAGCTGGGTAGGAGGTCCGGGAGTAGGCTTGTTCGTTTCGGAAAATTCCAAGGTGAAGGAAGAGGCCAAAACTTTTGTTGAGTATTTCGTAGTCAAATGGGGTGAGCAATCGGTAACGCAGGCGGGCGTTATTCCGGCGACGAAGGTGGACACCTCCAAAGGGAATTTGCCTAAGCTGTATGTCGATTTGCTGAATGAGCTGAATCAAGCCAGCAGCATTACATTGTTCGCCGATGTACAGATGAAGCCGAATGCGGCGCAGGTACATTTGAATATGATTCAGGCGTTGTTTGGTAAAGCCGTGACACCGCAACAATTTGCCGATCAGCATAAGGCTGCCATTCAGAAAGAAAATTGA
- a CDS encoding response regulator, giving the protein MSVSSKTILIVDDEQRTRQGIHQTLEQWAAGKYRIVTAANGLQALQMLRAETVHLLITDVRLPEFSGLDVIRSLERESRRPAIIVISGYAEFDYVQQALRLGAVNYLLKPIDKQELLNAVYEALRLEEERQRYEKLEKLADPVLLELDLQAATLSDPIRRAFIYMAEHLHESITMAQTAAHVHLNSSYFSVLFKEQISLSFSEYLHRLRIQRAKELLLHSQLTIAQIGERSGYRTDKYFIKVFKATEGVSPSRYRQQMRKGPEDIH; this is encoded by the coding sequence ATGAGTGTTTCATCCAAAACAATTCTAATTGTAGACGATGAACAGAGAACACGTCAGGGGATACATCAGACACTGGAGCAATGGGCCGCCGGAAAATACCGGATTGTTACAGCGGCAAATGGTTTGCAAGCATTACAAATGCTGCGGGCGGAGACGGTTCATTTGCTGATTACAGATGTCCGGTTGCCGGAATTCAGCGGACTGGATGTAATCCGTTCCCTGGAACGGGAGTCACGTCGGCCGGCGATCATTGTCATCTCGGGATATGCGGAGTTTGATTATGTCCAGCAGGCTCTTCGTCTGGGAGCTGTCAATTATTTGCTCAAGCCGATTGATAAGCAGGAGCTGTTGAATGCGGTATATGAAGCGCTAAGGCTGGAGGAGGAAAGACAGCGGTATGAGAAGCTGGAAAAGCTGGCTGACCCTGTTCTACTGGAGCTTGATCTCCAAGCGGCTACTCTTAGCGATCCAATACGGCGTGCCTTCATCTATATGGCGGAGCATCTTCACGAATCCATTACAATGGCGCAGACTGCCGCGCATGTACACCTGAATTCGAGCTATTTCAGTGTTTTGTTCAAGGAGCAAATCAGTTTGTCCTTCAGCGAATATCTGCACCGGCTGCGGATACAACGGGCCAAGGAGCTACTGCTGCATAGCCAGTTGACGATTGCGCAAATCGGAGAGCGTTCAGGCTACCGGACAGATAAATATTTTATTAAAGTGTTCAAAGCGACCGAGGGGGTAAGTCCCAGCCGCTACAGGCAGCAGATGCGTAAAGGACCAGAGGATATTCATTGA
- a CDS encoding cache domain-containing sensor histidine kinase yields the protein MRSRFQPLNTLRNQIFIGFILVMLIMMSVAGAFIYLNVSHLLKNSAERHIGQTAVQASGRLDALIGQMDSLTEQVANHPSIQQILLEERNGGKVSFRQRQSLLQVMHSYQAYMPSVGSLELYTAEGKMLFPIREGSLEERIGQADIREANQMKGRLVWIGIDPKDSQSLLAIRQVSLVDRWFSRGGYLITRMERSYFGLNDASAVNEEADETMLLVDRQGKQLSGEPMNQTDLSGVLHSKTQTVHIGEREYVKAVQQSERTGWSLLILIPVSVVTDGITVLRTTLIISASLGVVLFLFMSFMLSTLITRPIGHLIQAMRRSRQGALALNPEPAAAVELRELNAEYNTMIVDINELIRVICEKEVLQSQTELKALQAQINPHFLFNTLDAFNWSLQEKGEEELAGLMVSMSRLFRYIIEPAHHDSWVTLGEEMAQVRRYLELMEMRLGERLSWQIHMSQEAAQIPLPKLLIQPILENAILHGIENRIGNGRVEIRATPSSRPGWTKIAVIDDGPGMTPEELVAVRAALTGGSACQSKGTGMGLVNVQRRLSLYYESASDPTDGLVIHSAVQEGTVVAFEIPDEYGGR from the coding sequence ATGCGTTCAAGGTTCCAACCATTAAACACGTTGCGTAATCAGATTTTTATCGGATTTATACTGGTGATGCTCATCATGATGAGCGTGGCGGGGGCGTTCATTTACCTTAATGTCTCCCACCTGTTGAAAAACAGTGCCGAGCGGCATATTGGTCAGACCGCGGTACAAGCAAGCGGCAGGCTGGATGCATTAATCGGACAGATGGACAGCCTGACGGAACAGGTAGCGAATCATCCGTCTATTCAGCAAATTTTGCTAGAGGAGCGCAACGGAGGTAAGGTGTCTTTTCGGCAGCGGCAATCACTGCTGCAAGTGATGCATAGCTATCAGGCATATATGCCGAGTGTCGGCTCACTGGAGCTGTATACCGCAGAAGGGAAGATGTTGTTTCCGATTAGGGAGGGTAGTCTGGAGGAACGTATCGGACAGGCGGATATCCGGGAAGCGAATCAGATGAAGGGAAGATTAGTCTGGATCGGCATTGATCCTAAGGACTCCCAGTCGCTACTGGCGATTCGACAGGTGAGCCTGGTGGATCGCTGGTTTTCACGCGGAGGATATCTGATTACCCGCATGGAGCGCAGTTATTTTGGACTGAATGATGCGTCGGCGGTCAATGAAGAAGCGGATGAAACCATGCTGCTTGTAGATCGTCAAGGCAAACAGTTGTCGGGTGAACCTATGAACCAGACGGATTTGTCAGGTGTATTGCACAGCAAGACACAGACGGTTCATATTGGAGAGCGGGAATATGTAAAGGCGGTCCAGCAATCGGAGCGGACCGGCTGGTCGCTGCTGATCCTGATTCCGGTTAGCGTCGTCACAGACGGAATTACGGTTTTACGGACTACACTTATCATCTCAGCGTCTCTTGGTGTAGTGTTATTCCTGTTCATGTCCTTTATGCTGTCTACGTTGATTACCAGACCGATAGGTCATTTGATTCAGGCGATGCGCCGTTCACGACAAGGGGCATTGGCACTCAATCCAGAACCAGCCGCAGCGGTCGAACTGCGGGAATTGAATGCAGAGTACAACACGATGATTGTCGATATCAATGAATTGATCCGTGTCATTTGCGAGAAAGAGGTTTTGCAAAGCCAAACCGAGCTTAAAGCGCTACAGGCGCAGATCAACCCGCATTTTCTTTTTAATACGCTGGATGCCTTCAACTGGTCGCTACAGGAAAAGGGGGAGGAGGAGCTTGCCGGGCTGATGGTGTCCATGTCACGATTGTTTCGTTATATTATCGAACCGGCTCACCATGACTCGTGGGTGACCCTCGGGGAAGAAATGGCACAAGTCCGTCGCTATCTGGAACTGATGGAGATGCGTCTGGGTGAACGGCTAAGCTGGCAAATTCATATGTCTCAAGAGGCAGCCCAAATTCCGCTTCCCAAGCTGCTGATCCAGCCCATTCTGGAGAATGCCATTTTGCATGGCATCGAAAATCGCATCGGCAACGGCCGCGTTGAAATCCGTGCCACTCCTTCGTCAAGACCGGGCTGGACCAAGATTGCGGTCATAGATGACGGACCTGGCATGACACCGGAGGAACTTGTGGCTGTGCGTGCAGCGCTGACGGGGGGATCGGCCTGCCAGAGCAAGGGGACCGGTATGGGGCTGGTTAATGTGCAGCGCAGGCTTTCCCTCTATTATGAGAGTGCATCTGATCCAACGGATGGTTTGGTGATACATAGTGCTGTGCAGGAAGGAACTGTGGTGGCTTTTGAAATTCCTGATGAATACGGAGGGCGGTAG
- a CDS encoding SDR family oxidoreductase, translated as MIVIIGATGTIGSALLERLVDLGVPARALSREPEKLRDQIGEKGWSTIEVASADASDPESLRRAFVGASQLFLAMSNSPIQIELETSIIQIAAEAGIKHIVKISSPAFEQSSPVAVAGWHQEIEKTLSESGLTHTVLRPYAFMQNLLRLAPTITTQNVFFGAMGDSPCNFIDCRDIADVAAEVLTNHEVSGQIYTLTSSEIFSYPQIAGQLSALLNRPISYINMEPQVLLRNLIEHGHMPPWLANHVVEIQTMSTVVQESPNDTVKRLLGREPRTLDAFLHECVENFR; from the coding sequence ATGATAGTTATTATTGGAGCAACAGGTACGATAGGCAGTGCGCTTTTGGAACGTTTGGTTGATCTTGGCGTACCCGCCAGGGCGCTGAGCAGAGAACCTGAAAAGTTGCGTGATCAGATTGGAGAAAAAGGCTGGTCGACTATCGAGGTCGCATCGGCTGATGCTTCCGACCCCGAATCGTTGCGTCGCGCGTTTGTAGGAGCTAGCCAACTTTTCCTTGCCATGTCCAACAGTCCAATACAAATTGAATTGGAAACCTCGATCATTCAGATTGCCGCCGAAGCTGGAATCAAACACATCGTAAAAATATCCAGCCCTGCCTTTGAGCAGAGCTCTCCAGTGGCAGTGGCGGGCTGGCATCAAGAAATCGAGAAAACTCTGAGCGAGTCGGGTCTTACCCACACCGTGCTGCGCCCTTATGCTTTCATGCAAAACTTATTGCGCCTTGCACCAACGATCACAACCCAAAATGTTTTCTTCGGCGCCATGGGCGATTCACCCTGTAACTTCATTGACTGTCGTGATATCGCAGATGTTGCCGCGGAAGTTCTGACTAACCACGAGGTATCAGGCCAGATATATACGCTTACCAGTTCGGAGATTTTCAGCTATCCCCAGATCGCGGGTCAACTATCTGCTCTGCTTAATCGGCCGATAAGCTACATCAACATGGAGCCTCAAGTACTACTCCGTAATCTAATCGAGCATGGGCATATGCCTCCTTGGCTCGCGAATCACGTTGTGGAAATTCAAACCATGTCTACGGTGGTGCAGGAAAGTCCTAATGACACTGTGAAGCGCTTGCTGGGCAGAGAGCCACGCACGCTAGACGCCTTTCTGCATGAGTGTGTAGAAAATTTCCGGTAG
- a CDS encoding MarR family winged helix-turn-helix transcriptional regulator, protein MNKDNKITNDIDAIPSLAQSKRQIDRYNLDLDAQAILVASRLMEAGAKLGHAAEIHFSRFGLSTGRYRLLADLEDNEGEELPSQLSEHLGVTRATVTGLIDTLERDGLVSRRSSAEDGRQKAVILTEQGAKKLREMAPEHFARLEAMVGLLNIEERSVFLDLLGRVTQGISALTDEPK, encoded by the coding sequence ATGAACAAGGATAATAAAATAACCAATGATATTGATGCTATTCCCTCGCTGGCACAATCCAAGCGTCAGATTGATCGCTATAACCTAGACCTAGATGCACAGGCTATACTCGTCGCGTCTAGGCTAATGGAAGCGGGAGCCAAGCTTGGACATGCCGCAGAGATTCATTTCTCCAGATTTGGTTTATCAACAGGACGATATCGTTTATTGGCAGATCTTGAAGATAACGAAGGAGAAGAGTTGCCCTCGCAATTATCTGAGCATCTAGGTGTGACACGTGCTACAGTGACTGGTCTTATCGATACTCTTGAGCGAGATGGGCTAGTATCCCGGCGATCAAGTGCAGAGGATGGACGTCAGAAAGCGGTCATATTGACAGAGCAAGGAGCGAAGAAGCTTCGTGAAATGGCTCCTGAGCATTTCGCTCGGCTGGAAGCCATGGTAGGCTTACTGAATATCGAGGAGCGCAGCGTATTCCTCGACCTGTTAGGCCGAGTTACACAGGGGATATCTGCACTTACGGACGAACCAAAATGA
- a CDS encoding SDR family oxidoreductase: MSKLKGKIALVTGASRGIGRGIALRLAQEGAVVAVHYGKRQNEAEELVHKIEQSGGTAFTIGADLSILNGIHDLYATLDEALRERTGDNRFDILVNNAGIGQIVTIEETTEESFDEVMNINVKAPLFVTQQALPRLKDGGRIINISSFVTRVASPSVFAYSISKGAVDTLTYVLAQQLGSRNITVNAIQPGIINTEMNDGTLKDPDGQKFAAGLSTFKRWGEPEDVADIAAFLASSDSRWVTGQLIDASGGSHL, encoded by the coding sequence ATGAGTAAGTTAAAAGGTAAAATCGCTTTAGTAACTGGTGCAAGCCGGGGGATTGGTCGTGGCATTGCGTTACGTCTGGCACAGGAGGGCGCAGTCGTCGCAGTACACTATGGAAAAAGACAAAATGAAGCAGAGGAATTGGTTCATAAGATTGAGCAAAGTGGAGGTACCGCATTCACGATCGGTGCTGACTTAAGTATCCTTAACGGCATTCATGATTTATATGCAACATTGGATGAAGCCCTTCGGGAACGTACAGGCGATAATCGGTTTGATATTCTCGTCAATAACGCTGGAATCGGTCAAATTGTAACCATAGAAGAGACGACGGAAGAATCTTTTGACGAAGTCATGAACATTAATGTCAAAGCACCGCTTTTTGTTACCCAGCAAGCTTTGCCGCGTCTGAAAGATGGAGGCCGCATTATCAATATCTCATCATTTGTTACACGCGTGGCTTCCCCTAGTGTTTTCGCCTACAGCATATCGAAGGGTGCAGTCGACACACTTACGTACGTCTTGGCTCAGCAACTTGGGAGCCGTAATATTACGGTAAACGCCATCCAGCCTGGCATTATTAATACGGAGATGAATGACGGGACGTTAAAAGATCCCGATGGACAGAAATTTGCCGCTGGTCTTTCAACCTTCAAAAGGTGGGGGGAACCTGAAGATGTTGCGGATATTGCTGCCTTTCTTGCCTCATCGGACAGCCGTTGGGTAACCGGTCAATTGATTGATGCAAGTGGCGGGTCTCATCTGTAA
- a CDS encoding GNAT family N-acetyltransferase gives MKERNVREIRVTDYHDIYLLNQDFNPNLYLFSEEKVKEKIEIITKKTKDMIFVCEENNEVIGYIHGSPYELLFSESLVNVLGFVVKERYRNQGVGSMLIERLEQWGKSHGFSGIKLLSHPSRIHAHRFYEQRGYMFTKDQKNFIKKFK, from the coding sequence ATGAAAGAAAGAAATGTCAGGGAAATTAGGGTAACTGATTATCATGATATTTATTTGTTAAACCAAGACTTTAACCCAAATCTATATCTATTTTCTGAAGAAAAAGTAAAAGAGAAGATTGAAATCATCACAAAGAAAACAAAAGATATGATCTTTGTTTGTGAAGAAAACAACGAGGTAATAGGATATATTCATGGGAGCCCGTATGAATTGCTTTTTTCTGAATCTTTAGTAAATGTACTGGGATTTGTTGTAAAAGAAAGGTATAGAAATCAAGGTGTAGGTAGCATGTTGATCGAGCGCCTTGAACAGTGGGGAAAGAGCCATGGATTTTCTGGGATTAAACTGTTATCCCACCCAAGTCGAATACATGCTCACAGGTTCTACGAACAACGTGGCTATATGTTTACAAAGGACCAAAAAAATTTTATAAAAAAGTTCAAATAG
- a CDS encoding glycoside hydrolase family 5 protein, producing the protein MKRKSMKKSFFVIASLVMSFSLYGYTPGTADAASAKGYYHTSGSKIVDESGKEAAFNGLNWFGLETPNYTLHGLWSRSMDDMLDQVKKEGYNLIRLPYSNQLFDSSSRPDSIDYSKNPDLVGLTPIQIMDKLIEKAGQRGIQIILDRHRPGSGGQSELWYTSQYPESRWISDWKMLAERYKNNSTVIGADLHNEPHGQASWGTGNLSTDWRLAAQRAGNAILSVNPNWLILVEGVDHNVQGNNSQYWWGGNLIGVANYPVVLDVPNRVVYSPHDYGPGVSSQPWFNDPAFPANLPAIWDQTWGYISKQNIAPVLVGEFGGRNVDMSSTEGKWQNALVDYIRANNLYFTYWSLNPNSGDTGGLLLDDWVTWNRPKQDMLSRIMKPVIFAAEQTTPATE; encoded by the coding sequence ATGAAAAGAAAGAGCATGAAGAAGTCATTTTTCGTCATTGCCTCCCTCGTCATGAGCTTTTCGCTCTATGGCTACACTCCCGGTACAGCAGATGCAGCCAGTGCAAAAGGATACTATCACACCTCAGGCAGCAAGATTGTAGACGAATCCGGGAAAGAGGCGGCATTTAACGGCCTGAACTGGTTTGGTCTGGAAACCCCTAATTACACCTTGCATGGACTGTGGAGCCGCTCAATGGACGACATGCTGGATCAGGTGAAGAAAGAAGGTTACAATCTGATCCGTCTGCCTTACAGCAATCAGTTATTCGATTCCAGTTCCCGTCCGGACAGTATTGATTATTCCAAAAACCCTGATCTGGTCGGATTGACTCCGATTCAAATTATGGACAAGCTGATCGAAAAAGCTGGACAACGCGGTATTCAGATTATCCTTGACCGTCACCGTCCGGGCTCAGGTGGACAATCCGAGCTGTGGTACACGTCCCAGTACCCTGAGTCTCGCTGGATTAGTGACTGGAAAATGTTGGCTGAACGCTACAAAAACAACTCTACCGTCATCGGTGCTGATTTGCACAACGAACCACACGGTCAGGCAAGCTGGGGTACAGGCAATCTCTCCACAGATTGGCGTCTGGCGGCGCAGCGCGCAGGGAATGCGATTCTGTCCGTGAATCCGAATTGGCTGATTCTCGTAGAAGGTGTGGATCACAATGTACAAGGCAACAACAGCCAATACTGGTGGGGCGGTAACCTGATCGGTGTCGCCAACTACCCTGTCGTGCTGGACGTACCGAACCGCGTCGTGTATTCTCCGCATGATTACGGTCCTGGTGTGTCTTCGCAGCCATGGTTCAACGATCCTGCCTTCCCGGCCAACCTGCCAGCCATCTGGGATCAAACCTGGGGCTACATCAGCAAGCAAAACATAGCTCCGGTGCTGGTCGGTGAATTCGGCGGTCGTAATGTCGATATGTCCTCAACTGAGGGTAAATGGCAAAATGCACTCGTAGACTATATTCGTGCCAACAACCTCTACTTTACGTACTGGTCCCTCAATCCTAATAGTGGCGACACAGGTGGACTACTGCTAGACGACTGGGTTACCTGGAATCGTCCGAAGCAAGATATGCTGAGCCGGATTATGAAGCCTGTCATCTTCGCAGCGGAGCAAACGACACCAGCCACCGAATAA